The proteins below are encoded in one region of Aquisphaera giovannonii:
- a CDS encoding ABC transporter permease codes for MGKRSDAEAITSPSHILIIVLARPIRACPGRVGTCENVFMGRNSESGGTITDLAGEARPAAGRRGGRPGTGIAGLAFRNLLSRPSRTLLAMVGLTVPIVGAIGMLGLSSGLRGLIDDTLGQVQGIIVLRQNAPVDLFSELPAAMGPAIAAVPGVRAVAPQVWKLAPPIEGRRTAPRVRGGKAEKAWKNPLMDLLKAVVIEGQDIPAHGRLRHEVYRDHLLHGDAGGRFLGEQDRGKSNVVISATIAREYPGPDGRPRAVGEALRIGGEPFLIIGVYDTGSLILDGTIIMDIAVARRLSNTSAETVSCFLVEPAVPAAMPEVARSIRRAIRGVDARTMADFRIGIDRLLGKLDRLLLILVGLALAVGSAGVLNTMLMSTTERLSEFGILRTNGWTRGNVLALVLGESLGLGLASGILGCVLAAGALAVARPSVEGSLRVETSAAQLASCLALSVILAGCGGAYPAWHASRLAPMETIRIGSR; via the coding sequence GTGGGCAAGCGCTCGGACGCCGAGGCGATCACCTCGCCCTCCCACATCCTCATCATCGTCCTCGCACGGCCGATCAGGGCGTGCCCGGGGCGAGTCGGAACTTGCGAGAACGTGTTCATGGGCCGGAATAGCGAATCGGGCGGGACGATCACGGATCTGGCCGGCGAGGCCCGACCGGCCGCCGGCCGTCGCGGAGGGCGACCGGGGACGGGCATCGCGGGGCTCGCGTTCCGCAACCTGCTCTCGCGGCCCTCGCGGACGCTGCTGGCGATGGTCGGGTTGACGGTGCCGATCGTCGGGGCGATCGGCATGCTGGGGCTCTCCAGCGGCCTGCGCGGGCTCATCGACGACACGCTGGGCCAGGTCCAGGGGATCATCGTGCTGCGGCAGAATGCCCCGGTGGACCTCTTCAGCGAGCTCCCCGCGGCCATGGGGCCGGCGATCGCGGCGGTCCCGGGCGTGCGCGCCGTGGCGCCCCAGGTCTGGAAGCTGGCCCCGCCGATTGAAGGCCGGAGGACCGCCCCCCGCGTCCGCGGCGGCAAGGCGGAGAAGGCCTGGAAGAATCCCCTCATGGACCTCCTCAAGGCGGTCGTGATCGAGGGCCAGGACATCCCGGCCCACGGCCGGCTCCGGCACGAGGTCTATCGCGACCACCTCCTGCACGGCGACGCCGGCGGGCGGTTCCTCGGCGAGCAGGACCGCGGGAAGTCGAACGTCGTGATCAGCGCGACGATCGCCCGCGAGTACCCCGGCCCCGACGGCCGCCCCCGGGCCGTGGGCGAGGCGCTCCGGATCGGCGGGGAGCCGTTCCTCATCATCGGCGTCTACGACACGGGCTCCCTGATCCTCGACGGCACGATCATCATGGATATCGCCGTCGCGAGGAGGCTGTCCAACACGAGCGCGGAGACGGTCTCGTGCTTCCTCGTCGAGCCGGCCGTCCCGGCCGCTATGCCCGAGGTCGCGAGGTCGATCCGGCGGGCGATCCGCGGCGTGGACGCCCGGACGATGGCCGACTTCCGGATCGGCATCGACCGGTTGCTGGGGAAGCTCGATCGCCTCCTGCTGATCCTCGTCGGCCTGGCCCTCGCCGTCGGCTCCGCGGGCGTCCTGAACACGATGCTCATGAGCACCACCGAGCGGCTCTCCGAGTTCGGGATCCTCCGCACCAACGGCTGGACCCGGGGGAATGTCCTGGCCCTGGTCCTCGGGGAGAGCCTCGGCCTCGGGCTGGCCTCCGGCATCCTCGGCTGCGTGCTCGCCGCGGGGGCCCTGGCCGTCGCCCGCCCCTCGGTCGAAGGCAGCCTGCGGGTCGAAACCTCCGCCGCTCAGCTCGCGTCGTGCCTGGCCCTCTCGGTCATCCTGGCCGGGTGCGGCGGGGCCTACCCGGCCTGGCACGCCTCGCGGCTCGCCCCGATGGAGACGATCCGAATCGGGTCGCGATGA